A genomic window from Ascaphus truei isolate aAscTru1 chromosome 1, aAscTru1.hap1, whole genome shotgun sequence includes:
- the KGD4 gene encoding alpha-ketoglutarate dehydrogenase component 4 isoform X1 — protein sequence MGSKMAAASRVVQVVKPHMPGMRFPDRKNSPKPDVQEALKSMIFPFTAPSVTVQQATSGNPPGTPNISSVRRVQGTPDTSDLLKSLPQKYRRKAVPGEEMEYIQRGGPE from the exons ATGGGAAGCAAAATGGCGGCGGCCAGCAGGGTCGTTCAG GTTGTGAAGCCGCATATGCCAGGAATGAGATTCCCTGATAGAAAAAACAGCCCTAAGCCTGATG TTCAAGAAGCTTTAAAGTCAATGATCTTCCCGTTCACTGCTCCATCAGTAACTGTACAGCAGGCTACAAGCGGCAATCCTCCAGGTACTCCGAATATCTCATCCGTCCGCAGAGTACAAGGCACACCAGACACATCTGACTTGCTGAAATCACTGCCGCAgaaatacagacgaaaagcagTGCCTGGAGAGGAAATGGAATATATCCAA CGTGGAGGTCCTgaatga
- the KGD4 gene encoding alpha-ketoglutarate dehydrogenase component 4 isoform X2 yields the protein MPGMRFPDRKNSPKPDVQEALKSMIFPFTAPSVTVQQATSGNPPGTPNISSVRRVQGTPDTSDLLKSLPQKYRRKAVPGEEMEYIQRGGPE from the exons ATGCCAGGAATGAGATTCCCTGATAGAAAAAACAGCCCTAAGCCTGATG TTCAAGAAGCTTTAAAGTCAATGATCTTCCCGTTCACTGCTCCATCAGTAACTGTACAGCAGGCTACAAGCGGCAATCCTCCAGGTACTCCGAATATCTCATCCGTCCGCAGAGTACAAGGCACACCAGACACATCTGACTTGCTGAAATCACTGCCGCAgaaatacagacgaaaagcagTGCCTGGAGAGGAAATGGAATATATCCAA CGTGGAGGTCCTgaatga